DNA from Lonchura striata isolate bLonStr1 chromosome 5, bLonStr1.mat, whole genome shotgun sequence:
CATTTAGGCAAAGTAACTTCAGGTCTCTGTCATTCATGACCAAAAGTATGACCTTATTTAGTTTACCACATATCCCACAACCTTTCTTCCACCAAGTCGAATAATCCTTATCCTAACCATAACTGACTGACTAACCTAATTGGCCCACAAACATTATTCAGCAAGTCAAAAAAGAACTTGCCAAGTCCTCAGGTTTTTATGGACTGCTAGTGATTGGGGCTTTAGGTCTGCttcatttttgtgtgtgtagtCCCACATGTTGGTGCTAATACTTCACTTTTTTGTTAGAACCTGCGGTGAATGACTACAAGCCCAAAAGTCTCTCTCTTCACTTTGCATTCCCTAATTGGAGATGACAGGAGACCTTCCATTTTCAGTTCTCATCCTTAAACCTTCACAGTCACACTCAGGACATCTCAGTTCTGTCCTGAAATGCTAGGTTATCCCAAGCCCTCAGCTTGTCTTAATTCCAGCTATGATGCTGTAATTCTACAGCAGAAATGCCCTGGCACTGAAATCTTTGCACTGTTTCAACTATCTAAGCTGAAAGTAATACTTCAAGCCTATGAGCCAGATTGGATGTAGTCATACATAGATAAGAGTATTTTTTCCTACTGTGAAGCATGAGTCCTCTGagattccagctttttttttttttgtagtcaCTTTATTCCCTTGAACTAGTGATATCTTAACTACCAGTTTAAAGCAGAACTATCAAAGGAAGCCAGTGGTAATACGAAGTGTCACTGAATGAGAAATTAATCTGTGTCTACGGAGATGTATGCTGCATGCCCAAGGTACTGTGATAAAACACATTTGGGAACTGTTTCTTCTGCAAGGAaagatactttttaaaatatactgaaCACTTTTATTATATGTGAAGTGTTTTGATAAGACAACTGCACTATGTCTCCTGAAAGCCTGGTTTATTGACATTTATAGAGGTACTTGCTGTGTGAGGAACAAATTGCTGAGCTATTTTTCAAGTTGTCTTTAGATCCTGGAGACATACAGAAAGATAAGGGAGACTCTGAAGCCACAGGGGAAAGAGATGGCAGTAAACATGCTTCAGTCTTTCCCTGCAGAGTGAGCCAAAGTCCCTTCTGCACCGTGCCCATGTCTCAGTACAATTAGTTCTCTTCTGTTATTTGCAAACTTGTCCCTTGGTTCTTTCTCACACAAAGCAGAATAACACTGGAATGAAGATTATGCAAAAAGACATTTTAccataaaaaatccaaatttctcATCACCTTTTATTGGCTTGTCAGCACTTTGCGGTATTTTGGTGATAGTCACAGTATGAAGCCTAGGTAGTCTATGAGCAGCTTTCCTTTCTAGGTGTAGGCTTGGAAAGAGATGACCCATGCTTAAGGATAAAACAGGACAAGACAGACACAAACCTACTCAATCCTGTATTCCTGCACCTCTGTCTCAAGCAAAGTTATTACTATAATTCTGTGTGAGCAGTTAACAAGAGAATCTgttaattacatatttttgtatCTGGTAATAAATTGCAGCAGCCTAGACAACCTATGATATGTTTAATAGATATTAGAATTTGGCATAATTACAGcacagtaaaataaaagaaatgcaCAGTATTATGAAAGTTTCAATGTAAGAAAAGCACAGTGTTGTGAGAGTTTCTTCTTAAATTCCCagtatattttcttcttctttctcagTAAAGTGTTCACAGATAAAACAGCTAGGACATCTTCTCTTGGGAATTTAGAGGACTTGCATGTGTTCAGCTGACTCTTGTGTTTCTACTGCAATATTTCTACCAATGACTTTCTTTTCAtacacagagggacacagggtcGAGGAGGAACTGTTTCTTTGAATAATTCAAAGCAATTCAAACCACTGTAGTGTCAGTAGTGTTATTCATGGTTATGGTTCATGTGGGAGCGGGAACATGCTGAGGGTTCTTTTGTACAAAAAGGACATCATGTACAGATATTGTGTTAGGATATATACAATTAAAACCACAACTAAGTTATATCTGGAAGGAAGATGCCTAAattgttgatttttaaatatgtcaagagtattttctatttgtttAGGCTGGGTAATTAAGTGCTCATAGTGAAGTataagaaaaggaagagaaccTGTTTGAATACCATAGATGATGGAGTGTATAAGGAATCTCCCAGCATCCCCATTTAGACTTTGTctttacaaacaaacaaaaaaaccaataaTGAAGCCAAAAGTCATAACCTAAGCAAAAGCTAAACATACAATATGTGTATAAAGAGCACAAGCTCTGCCATCAAAACACCTGATTTGTACTgcctgaaaagcaaaccaggcCATATGCTTAGTATCAGCATGGCAGATACTCAGTTCTGGAGCCAAAGCTTCATCCACACAAAGGTGTAAAGAGGACCTAATTGGAGAAACAGTGTAAGAAAGAAGATCAAAGGCTTATCTTAAAAGAAGAATATTATTAATGTAGTCTTAACCGACTGTTAAAATTGAAAAGAATGTGTATTAGCCTTTCCATTTGGTGGTCCAGTCTTGCTGCTTTCACTGTGTCTGCATGTGCAAACATGTTGAGACTTTGTGCAGAAGTCAGTACAGGAACGATAAATTGCTTTAATCCTGCTCACGATCTAAACAAGGACTTGCAGTGGGATATGTGTTGGCCTTGTTCTGGCTCTCTGCCCAGGGGCAAATCCCTTTCCGAGCAAGTGACATTAGATTGTCAACAAGATACCACATTCATCAAAGCCTGTGGCAAATTTTCTCATCTCTCTTGCACACAAACAAATTCAGACTTCAGAGTCCGTTTGATGTGAGATCAGCTTAAATAATTCAGGTCAACAAATTACATTtacctgtggttttttttttttttttttttttttttttttttttttttttttttttttcatgtgtttctcTAAAGGATTAGCAATGTGGATTTTTCTGTCAGAAGAGATGTCTTTAGCACAGTTAAATTCTGACACTCTGGGAAGTGCTGGTGGCCTGCATTTACAGTAAACATAGAAAAGAGATGTGGTAGCAAGGCACAGTGCATTTGCATGACAGAACTGAAATGTAACCCTGCCTTTTGAACATGGCCAGGCTGCTGGCAAGGTCATGGAGAGCTGTGAAATTATCTGGGAGCTGAGCCCCCCAAGAGGCATGCTTCCATTTCCTTACAGGAATACTGTCAGAGAGCAGTGGTTTAAATCTAATGCTAACATAGATCAAATGGCCTTTACCTGCTTCAAGTATTTGCTTAAAGGTCGATATTCTCTTTGTTTTAAGAAAACTAGAAGTCCTGGCCTAGCCTGCTGCTACAGTGAAGGAGCTATTTTCCTTTAAGCATtcatttctgaaaacatttctggACAACAGAGTTTAGAATGCAAGTAATATTGAAAAGTCCATCCTGATCAACTGCTTccaagaattttttaaaaggcagaaagaCTTTCATTTATGTGATCTGAAATGAGCTCTACATACCATGGGGCATTCCCCAGTATTTTTTGCTCAGGCTTTTGAGGCATTTTGGTGCTGATTCTACCCCTGACATAAACCAGAGTCCAGGACTGTTTTCACTCATGTCTGTCTGGAATGGTTTGCCTGTATCATCATACCTTGAAGATTATCACTGTTTTTTTGAAGCTGCAGAATAAGCCAGCAGAGACACAAAGGCTGACTTGAAAATGCATGCTACTCACATAATTGCTGCTAGCTTCTAACTCAGCAGAGGCATAGATGTCTTCTCAGAGTGGAGAATATTGTTTCAGTTACTGACACTTCTGAGGCAGTTTCACATGAAATACTGAACAGGACAAAACTTTCACtttgagcaaaaaaaaaaaaatttaatagaGCTTACATATCTGTACCTTTTCATGTCTgtcccttcccacagctctcccagACCAAACATGCAATTCCCCAAACTGATGATggcaaaaaaaaggagattcagttaactgaaaattttgttttcaacaAAAAATCTGCAACTATAGAGCTCTTGAACAACAACATGGGAAAAGTCAAAGACTGTTAAGTTGCTGCAGAGGAAGATCCTTACACAGTGGGGTGTCTCAGAGGAAAGGCACAGACAGGACATTAGGACTTTATACTGCCAAAAGTCCTTTTATTTTGCCCACTTCTTTACTTTAGCAAGCTGCAGGTCAACTGGAGGACACAGCACAGACCCAGCAGGGTCAAGAGGGACTTCCAGCTCTCCCATTAAAGCGGTGTGTAAGGTCCATCAGGTAAGCCAATATCTGTGTAAACATCTGGTAATAGCTACACATGGGGCTATCAGGGCATCACCTTTGTGTTTGCTTATCTGAGGCAAGTTCTCATAGGGATGACCAGAACATTCCTACAATgagcagaaaaacacaaaaccttgaaaactgtttaaaaatgcCAAAATGCTCATGTTCAATTTGTGAAACTCACACTTCTTGGAAAAGCCCCTCTTAGAGCAAAGAAGGCAGTTTTCCTTTTATGCTTGCACGTAGTACATTCTTGATCTGACAAGACTTGCAACCACAAGAGAGCACTCTTTCCTTTGAAGATGTCTCAGCTTCCCCAGAAAGCTACAGATATGCCATATAAGTTTTGCAAACTGCTTGTGAGCTGGTTCAGTTAGACCAGAGCAGCCGAAACAACAAAGCTTGCAGTTGTCTTTTGGATTTCATTGTGAAAAGCCTTTGGGTAGTTTTTAGATGACAGAAGATCCTTGGTTCCTGAAAGTGAGGAGTTCTGCCAAAACTTTGAAGATCCCTGTAAACTTTGCAAATTACCCATCTTTTGGAGACAATTATATCAAACGATATCATGGATTACAATACATGAGAAGTGTTTAGAGCCTGGAAGATTATTTATGTTTGGCATTAACTCTTATGGTCATAATTTCAAgtggaaaggaaaggaatacAGAGGAAACCTCTTATTATCTTTTGAAATATGAAGATCACAGGCAAACAAGGGTTTAAATTGTGGAGTTATGGTCCTCAAAACTTGTCTGTACATTAACTGGCATCCTACACCTATAAAAACAACCAGGCTTTCCAGGCACAGTGTGGACCTCATGAGTTGTTAGCCTTGCTTTGAGATCTGAGTTTTTATACATCACAGGAGGAAACTACAGCCTGTGGGGCAGGGTACCTATACAAATGTTGGATTAATACATTAGAAGCCAAATTCAGGAATGAACACTCCACtggtgaggaaaaaaagaagcatgGACAGCACTAAAGATGATGATAAACTATTGAAGAGGATTGCATTTCCAGGAGCTGTATCCCTGGCTAACAGCCACATGCACCCCCATGGGATACCCCTGAGAGAGCCCTTTGGGGTTCCCTTCCACCTGGACCCATCTTACTGGGAGCAAGCCTATAGTGGGCACACAGGTCACATCTCCTACATCCCATTTCCTGGCTACGTGGGCATCTATGACTATTCCTTCGAGCCTGCCTTCATTCGGAAGAGGAACGAGAGGGAGAGGCAGCGGGTGCGCTGCGTCAACGAGGGCTACACGCGCCTCAGGGAGCACCTGCCCAAGGAATTCACTGACAAACGCCTCAGCAAAGTGGAGACCCTGAGAGCTGCAATAAGCTACATCAAACACCTGCAGAGCTTGCTGGACTGCCATCCCTTAGACTCTTCCAGTAAGGAAACGCTCTCTGCCAAGGAGAGCCCAGGAACTCCCAATCCGGCTTCTCCGCGAGAGTGCAACAGCGATGGAGAGTCCAAGACTTCTTCAGCATCATCCCCCTACAGTGAATTTGAGGAGACGGGCAGCTAGGTCTCCTCTCTGGACACAGAAAGCTTCAAGTTTGGctgaaaaacaatttcaaacCCTGGGGAATTTTCTACAGATGAAAATTAATATcggggaaaggaaaaacagatagggaaggcaaaaaaaagttattttcaatCTGTCAAAGGACTTTGAAtgtttgctgtataaaacttaAATGTGATttgtaaacaaacaaatatcTCCCAGGTTACTTCAGTTATGTTACTAAACTTCCTTTGGACTGTTAAACTGAAGCAACATTTTCATTCTACTTTTCAATCAGCTTTTATTCTgttctattttcttttgcttttcactTGAGACAGTAAAACCAGAGAAATCCATTTCAGGAAATTCCCCTCCCCTATCTCCTGCTTTGTTCAGTGAGTTTTACTGTGTATTTTTCCTGACTGCTAACCTGAGATGCACTGCACTGCAAACACTTGGACTGGGGAAGGTAAGATTTAGATAAAATATCTTTCcctaaatatttcagaaaactcacagaaatactttatttatgaaacaataatttttcaaataaaaacaaagctatatattgaaattaatttcttttaaagcatCTTCTAAAGTGAAAGAAGCAGCTTGTACAATGGGCACTGGCTATTTGGTGATTATTCTAAGGataattttcaggaaaataaagatGGACATTCATTCCAGTCAATGCTAGGAAGAGGGAAACAGAGTTCTGTAAAACTGCACCTTCAAAAACAAAGCTTCActcaaaatactgaaaaaaatgaaagacttTCCCCTACTTTTCTGAAATCTGAGTTCATAGACAAAATAGTCTTGATTGTGTCTTTGGCAGGTCAGAAATTAATATGCTTAGAAATAGAACCTGTGATGGTTAGACCCTGGTGTGTACAAAAAGGGAAATGTTAAATATATCAGTTTACATTTGCATGAAAATGTAGGTATTTCTTTTGTTTAGAATATTGTATTACTTTTTCAAAGGACACTGCTTTTAGAATTACTACCTCAAAATCTAAGGAATACCTTTAATTTGGATTGTGTCTTCTTAAAATTAGAATTTCTCTCCAGTTTGTTTTGAAATCTGCCTTTCTCCAATACTTAAATCCCATTCTGAATATGGGGTAAACTTCTTACCCATCCACTTTCAACACACCTTTCaaacttttgcttttttggCCATGTCTTgatgaaatgtttttttatctttttgtctTGCCTTTGTGTAATGCTGACTGAACACctgaaaaaatattcatgtaTAAATAAGAAGAAATCCTgatcaaatatttcaaaatgtgtccacaaatttcctttaaataaaaaatttgatTAATCCTGGCTATGtctttttcacttttaattGATAACAAACAGGATGGCTCTGGTAGCAGGAGTAATaacttttcaggaaaaaatagagaaaatcgAAAGGGATTAAATATGAACTGCCACctataaaacaaaatttttaatctagattttaaaatttagcTAAGAAGGAGGCTTGTGTTTTTGGCATctgataaaaattatttggtaTAAAAATACTCTGCTGCTTTCTAGAAGACTATTCTCGACATTTGCACACTTTAAGCTCCTGTGTCCATGACACTCACAGGTGTTGTTCTTTACTCTTTACATGGGAGCTGGCTCAATTTTCTAAtgattattttgtttctctgagGGCTGTTACTTTTGCAGAGGCTGTTTGCCAGACTCAAAAATTGAGATTTAGTTACCTGGGCAGTTCAGTTACAAAGCCAATGCACTAATTTCTGGCTGTGCAGTGTTTGTATTTCTTACCCAAGAAAGAAGAGGACAGCAAGGTAGAGGTCAAAATGTCTGATTGGGTTCCATTGTTTCttggcttttcttctttcctttgtgtTCCTCTGGCAAGAAATTCAACCTGTCTCTCCCTTTGACTCAGTTTTGAGATTTCTGGAAATGTATTATTGCTGCTGGTAATTCTGTGACTAAGCCTGAACTGCATTTCTCCCTCAAAGCAGAGATTAGATCTTTGTTATCTATAAAAAACACACACTGTCTCAGAGTACCAGAGGCAAATTATGTGAAACATACTTCTTTGGAAAGCACTCTGAAGATGAAAGGCATCTTCATGATATAATGACAATAAATAGCCAAATCAAATcaaacctttaaaaataaaaattgccaGAGTGACCATTACTTCCTGGGCAGGACACATTAGATAAGGCCACAGATGAATTTTTAGCTCCGATTGCTATCACAGTGGTCTCACCCTGACAGATAAATATCCAGGAGCCTCAATCCTCTGATTCCCAAACCTCAGAGATGGTGCTCTGTGCCACCTTCTCATGAGCAGCTGGCTGGAGAAGGTGACTAGGCTGTGTCTCTGCTCCTTTTCATCTCTCAGGTGGAATGTTCCTCAGTGTTCCAATCTAATGGAGTGGAAATTATCCCACCCTGGGCCGGTGCTTGGCCATCACTGCTTTAGGCTGTCtagctacatttttttttagacTATACATATTTAACAGCTCTGGAGATGTCCTTAGAATACTTCCAACCTCAATGCT
Protein-coding regions in this window:
- the ASCL4 gene encoding achaete-scute homolog 4, translated to MDSTKDDDKLLKRIAFPGAVSLANSHMHPHGIPLREPFGVPFHLDPSYWEQAYSGHTGHISYIPFPGYVGIYDYSFEPAFIRKRNERERQRVRCVNEGYTRLREHLPKEFTDKRLSKVETLRAAISYIKHLQSLLDCHPLDSSSKETLSAKESPGTPNPASPRECNSDGESKTSSASSPYSEFEETGS